The genomic window TTCTTCGGATAGTTCGTATTCACCTTGTTGCATCTTATCATTAATAGTAACGATTTTTTTCATTGTATCATCCTTTCGTTGAATGAATTTAAAAGAGTTATGCTCAAATGATGCACTAACGTCTCTTACTATAATGAAAGTTTACCTTATTTACATAAGGTGGTACAACAAGAGAATCAATTTTTAGTAGAATAAGGAACTAAAAGAGAAAATAAAGGTAAAATTATTTAATGAAAGAAGAAGAACTAAGAGACTGGATTAGTCTTTTAAGTGTCTTATTTTTGACATCATTTTTGGTTAAAAAATTCTTTAATCAAGCGGATAATAGAGAAGTCTGATAAAAATAGTAGTATGATAGAAGATGACATGATAAATTAGTTAGTCAGGAAGTGGTAAAAAATGAAGCCAACGATAACGTACGAAGAAATAATAGCAGCTAAAAAAAATAAAATGATTGGCTTTGTAGATGTTCGTAGTCCCAAAGAACACAGTTTTTCTACCATTCCAGGAGCGGTAAATATTCCTGTTCTGGATGATGAAACACGTGCAACGGTAGGGATTTTGTATGTCAACGGACAAGTTGAAGAAGCTAAACAATACGGTGTAGACTGGGCCGCTAGTCAACTTCCCAATATGTATACTCACTACCAAAAATTATTAGACCAATACGATGAATTAGTTATTTTTTGTAGCCGAGGTGGCATGCGCTCTAATTCTATCTTTTCATTATTAAAAGCAATGGGATTACCAGTAAGTAGATTGAGTGGGGGGTATAAAGCCTACCGTCACTATATTAATGAGCATCTAAATACCGAGCTAACAAAGGCAGCATTTATAACTCTCTATGGTCTTTCAGGTAGTGGGAAAACAGAAATTTTGAAAGAACTCTCGAGAAAAGGAGCCAATATATTAGATTTAGAAGGTTGTGCTAATCACAGAGGATCTATGCTAGGCAGTATCGGGCTATCTGAACCTCATTCTCAAAAAGCATTTGAAAGTTTACTTTTTGAAGCTAGCCAAGGATGGAAAGAGGGAGAAGTAGTCTTTACTGAAGGAGAAAGCAAACGGATTGGAAATGTTGTGATTCCTTCAAGCCTATTTTCTGCAATTAAAGAAGGTAAAAAATTCTACATTGATGCGCCTCTAGAATTACGAGTTGCCCAAATTCATCGTGACTATGTAAAAGAAGACAATCAAAAAGAATTATCTGATTCCTTAGGTGCTTTAAAAGCTTTTATTAATGAGGATCGAGTTAATTTATTTCAAGAGCAAGTCATGAGTGGCGATGTAGATTTAGTCATAGAAAGCTTACTGGTCTCTTACTATGATCCACGTTACAATCACCATAAATCACAACGAGATTTAACACTGGTTAGTCTAGATGCTATAGAAACGGCGGATAGGATACTAGAATGGCAAAAAGAAAGTGAGCAAAAATAAATGATGGAAAATCAATGGTTGGATGGATTA from Carnobacterium iners includes these protein-coding regions:
- the mnmH gene encoding tRNA 2-selenouridine(34) synthase MnmH, with amino-acid sequence MKPTITYEEIIAAKKNKMIGFVDVRSPKEHSFSTIPGAVNIPVLDDETRATVGILYVNGQVEEAKQYGVDWAASQLPNMYTHYQKLLDQYDELVIFCSRGGMRSNSIFSLLKAMGLPVSRLSGGYKAYRHYINEHLNTELTKAAFITLYGLSGSGKTEILKELSRKGANILDLEGCANHRGSMLGSIGLSEPHSQKAFESLLFEASQGWKEGEVVFTEGESKRIGNVVIPSSLFSAIKEGKKFYIDAPLELRVAQIHRDYVKEDNQKELSDSLGALKAFINEDRVNLFQEQVMSGDVDLVIESLLVSYYDPRYNHHKSQRDLTLVSLDAIETADRILEWQKESEQK